Within the Vigna angularis cultivar LongXiaoDou No.4 chromosome 10, ASM1680809v1, whole genome shotgun sequence genome, the region CATTGCTACGTTTTGCAACCTAAAATCTGTGTTTAAAGTGATGAGATTTGAATGGATAACAAGTCCTAGGCAGATGATAGAGGATGTAACACTCATTATTTTATGCCTACTTCAAGTGGTGTGGGTAAAATTCCAAACATATTTGTCACTTAACActtttattttctgtatttaaGTGGAGCTTCTAATTATATTATAGTTACtccaaaatattatcaaattataaaaatatgcacATTTGGGACATGGATAattgtttagtttttaataaaatattatcaaactGAAACAATTTCCACATTCGGGCCTCATTTGATGTTTAGGTGTTTGGTTTTTAATTAAGCatggtataaatattatatttatgtattcCTTTTTgtactttcttttttattttttacctttttaattataattttaatgtattaattCATTTCTGCTAAATAAACTAGAACACCAAAacaataacttatttattttttaataaatatcaaattttaaataaatataaaattaattttatctacaACTAATATCTTTTAAATGTTGATtggttattaaattattatatatatatatatatatatatatatattatataaagaataatattgattaaatcCAAACACTCAAATCTAATGGGAGAGGTTAGGTTCTGATACCATTTGTAAACACTTTTTGGAAAAATTTCTCAGAAAGTCATCCATCCCTAAATTACTCTAGGCTAAGTACGTTTAACCATAGAGTTCCTATgtgttaggctaccgaaaagcaaatgcattttggtgatatgagtagccaaatcaatcgcTTTAaactatccttcaactgtatagtctcatacctatacagtctctagatccctctcattccggtgtatgttcgattcatccatgtgtcccttccacttGAAGCCTGCTAGGAGCCGCTCTTTGTTTGTGTCCCTTGCACttcgtgcctcttgcaccgaCGATCACTCCCCACCCTCGTTAGTGCCCAGGTGTCACATCATCACTATGGCCAACCAGGCAAACGGTTCTATTAAAGCTGGGCCACAATTGGGCCAGCGCTTATATTAATATTGGGCCTGATGTCCAGcggatgataaaataatcaaagatatctgattaaagatctTGATAGGCGGTTTATGAGCAACCAACCGAATTTTAAGGTAAGTcggtttatattttattggaccTATGTCATTTTAGGGTCCATGAGATAACTTATAAATGCAGGGTCAAGGCCAACAGCTAGGTACGTTCCATTCAGGGTCTACTCACACTCAACTCATATTCTCAAATATTCAAATAGTGAtaaccattcactaaatattcaatcAAGAGCCAAGGCTCTTCAATCACACACCTAACTTGggcgtcagagtgccttttaCAGGTACATCCCCCCTTTGTCAAGAAGGCAACCGAGCGGTTAGACTGTGGAAGCCGAGCGGTCCAGGCGGAAGGAGCAGGTGGAGCACGTGATTCAAACGTTAGAAAGGTTAGTGTCTCGATCCCATAAATCCCTATCGAAACATTTTGGTgtccaccgtggggccgagagcAAGCAGACAAAGCCCAAATAATGACTACAAGGAGCATGGACGAGCAGCAGAACACTAGAGATCTGATAGCACAAAAGCAAGAACAGATGCAGGCTCAAGCACGAGCCATGCAAGAACAACTACAAGCTCACACATGAGCTCAGCAGGAGATGCAACGAAAGCATGAAGAAGAGATCGCAATGCTAAGAATCGAACAGGATCTTCGGGTACAATCCGAGTAGCACTCGGTGTCATCAGCCCAACGAGGTCATAATGGTGAAAATAACCATGGAACCCGTCATAATCAAGAGCAGTCTCACCACACCGACCCGAACGGTAATACCAATCCGAATGGTAATCCGAACAACAACCAAGGAAGAAGAGAGCCACCACCTCTGCAGACCGTAAGACCGATCAGTCTACTGCCCTTCACGGCAGCAATCATGCAGGCACCCATGCCAGAGAAAGCTCCAGCCACATTTAACAAGTATGACAGCACGACTGATCTCGATGACCACATGAGAGCATTCGTCAATGCAATGGCATTTTACACCAACAGTGACCCAGTCTTGTGTAGAGCCTTTTCACTGTCACTCAAGGGAGAGGCGTTGTCGTGCTACAACACTCTTCCTCCAAATACAGTAAATTGCTTTATCACTGTACAAACCCTTTTCGGGAGGCAATATGCATCTAGTCGAATACAGGAGTTAACGCCCGCGGAACTTGTAAATACCAAACAGGAGAAAGATGAATCTCTGAAAGCCTTTATGAAGAGGTACAACGAAACCGCTCGGCGAGTCAAGGATGTCAATCATActttcatcatcatcaatttgCCTTCCTTCCTGAGGTCAGGATCCTTTGCTGAAAATTTATATGCACGGCCTCCTAAAACTATGGACAAGCTCTAAGAAAGGGTGGCTGAGTTTATTCATATTGAAGATATAAGATGCTCGAGGAATGCGAACGGGAACAAAAAGGAAGGAAAACGATCGTTCAACAATAACGAGAAAAGTGGAGGTCCTCCTTAGAGGGATTCCGTCTGAACGCCTAGGTATGATCATTACACCACCGTTAATGCACCCAAGACAAAGGTTCTTGAGGAAGCCCTCAGTACCGAACTTTTTACCGTACGAAAAAAGCATACTCCTAAGAACACTGATGAGAGAAAAACCTGTCGATTTCATCTGAACTATGGTCATACCACAAAGGAGTGCTACGTATTGAAGGATGAAATAGAAAGACTCGTTCGAGCAGGCCATCTCCAAAAATATGTACAATAGGAGAGCAGCCAAACAAGAAGCCCCGAGCGGTCATATCAGAGGGACGACCGACGTCAAAGGCATTATCGTAGCCACACTCGCAATCATGAGCATGACCGCTCGGTCCGCGAGCGTATAGATACCATTTCTGGAGGTTTTGTTGGAGCAAGTGCATCATCCTCGCTCCACAAAAAACACCAAAGGAATTTGAAAATAATGCACGTGGTGGAGAGAAAGCCCCAATCCTAGCCACCCATTACCTTTACTGATGCTGACTTTCATGCTCCGGACCCTGATCAGGATGATAAGATGGTCATCACAGCCGAGATAGCTCGGTACAGTATCACCAAGATCTTGATTGACCAAGGTAGCTCGATCAATATCCTATACTGGAAGACATTCCTGAAAATGGATTTTTCTGCAGATGTAATAGCCCCATTTAATGAACAGATTGTGGGTTTTTCAGGGGAAAGAGTCGATACTCGTGGATATTTAGATTTGAACACTCGGATTGGGACGAGTGAAGAAGCGAAAGAGCTCAGAATAAGATTCTTATTAGTAGAAGCACCTACTCCGTATAATGCCCTTTTAGGACGACCTTATTTGAACGCCTTCGGAGCTGTGGTTTCCACTCCTCATTTGACCATGAAGTTTCCATCCGGCAAAGGAACCATATGTATTGTGCGGGTGGATCAACAAACAGCTCAAAAATGCTACATCGATAGCTTAAAAGTCACACCTTTCATTCCCCTTGAAAAGAATAGAGAAACAGAAACAACTACAGGATAATCTCGACACATTCTCAAAGGAATTCATTGGCTTGAGTTACTTAATGGGAAAGTTGGCCCTAACACTCGAAAAGCGATTCATCTCAAATTTTACTTCAGCCGAAACAATTACTATCAcgttttatttcaatttcttaaaacatagacttttattatttaagttcttTTGTTAGAATAAATAATATCGAACAGTTTTTGTTTAATCAAGAGATTAAGAACCTCGTCGTTCGGCCTTACAGGTACTCGGTCACTCGGCCTCACAAGTGTTCGGCCCTTTCGACCTCAACtgctcggccattcggccttacAGGTACTCGGCCACTTGGCCTCACAAGTGTACTTGGTCATTCGACCTCACAAGTATTCACCCTTACAAGTATTTAGTCACTCGGCCTCACAAATGCTCGACCAATCAGCCTCACAGGTATTCTGCCATTGGGCCTCACAAGCATTCGACCATTCGACCTCAGATATCTGATGTACCAACTTCTTGATCAAATGAGAGCTTACCATCAAAAGAAACCCTAGGGACGTTCTCTAGGAACCCCTACTCTAGGGAATGTTTTCCGATGGACGGTCACTCTCGTCCACTAGGAAGTTCTTCGTAACTCCTAGGTCGTAAAACCGAGCGGTGAAGGCAGTCCCGTTGGATGGTCACTCTCGtccactaggaagttctccGTAACTCGTAGGTCGTAAAACCGAGCGGTGAAGGCAGTCACGGATGGACAGTCACGGATGGACAGTCACTCTCATCCACTAGGAAGTTCTCTGTAACTCCTAGGTtgtaaaaccgaacggtaaagctcGTTCACTAGGAAATTCCAAAACGAACTCCTAAGTCGAAAAACTGAGTGGTGAGGAAcgttcttcgtgaactctcactcttgTCCTAAACTGAGCGGTCACAAGCATTCTGTCATTCGGCCTCCACACATGTATTCAGCCAATCGGCCTCAAAGgtgctcggccattcggcctcgcAAGTACTcagtcattcggcctcacaaaTATTCGGCCATTTGGCCCAAAAAGTATTCAACCAGTCGGCTTCATAGTGCAGATAAACAAAATGCTATCAAAGTCGCTAGTCAACGTGGGAAAAggttctaaaaagaactcccATCATAAGCCGATCGGCCTAGTAAAAGGTTCAAAAGGTGCTTCCTAACGTCCATCATTCGGTCAGCGACGAGCAACGACTCAAATTACAATCAGAACAACCTCCCCAATAGAACGAGGACGGCCTTGCCCAAGTTCATATGATTCCTATACTTAACCTTGGCTAAAGCCAAACGGTTAACTCAGACTTGGGGGACATTATGTATAGTATGATATCTAGGCCGAACGGTTAGCATCCAAGACTGATCGGTCTATCTACTGTAGCAGCGCTCGCTCGTCAACAATAGCGCCCGTCAACCAGGTCAAACTGGGACAACGCTTGTCAAGCTATATATTATACCTAgtaaagaccgaacggtcatacactCAGTATCGTTCGGTCACCACTATGGCAAACCAGGGCAAACAATTCTATTAAAGCTGGGCCACAATTCGGCTAgcacttttattattattgggCCCGATGTCCAGCGGATGATAAAATAATGGCTTAAtagcctattttgtccccagttttgaTGAGTAAtgtcaatttagtccctcgttttaaaagtgtttgaaagtGGTCTtcagttattaaattttgtgtcaaAATCGTCCCTTTCGTTAAATAGAACCAAACGGAGTTAAGGAATTGATGATCTGGCATAGTACAATGATAACGTATCAAACTAAACTTACATGCGTGGTGTATTACGTAGTTAGACGTTTGACGTGGAAAAGACCCAGAAACCAATTCAACCATCAACACCACCATCCCATTCCAGAAACATATCTAAACCCTCAAATCTCTTCCATAATCCAATCAACTAAGGGCAAGTCCACCATATCCTCCTTGCTCCTCTCCACTTTCTCCAACAATACTCCATCCTCCAATAATGACACCCCCACCATCAATGTCACTACCCAAAGCAAGAAAAAAACCAACACTCTACAGCAACCAATTCAACCACCGGTTGGGAAGGgaagaaaacaagaaagaaaaagcacAAGAGAACCATTAGCGGCGGCAAGAACAAGACTATCCATGACGGGATTCTGGAGGGTTCCAATCCTGGGTGGGTGTGTGGATTTTCAAGATGTTTGTTGCCTCTATCGATTGTGTTGTGGCCTAGAAGAAAGTATCTGCAAGAGGGAAAATTGATGTGGATAAGATTACTCATAGGGAGGTATTTTCATTTCCTCAATgtctgattttttttccagtGATTTGGTGCCTAAATCTATTGAAAACTTTAGCCTTTTCTTTCATCTGCCCCTTCTTTATGTTTCTACCCGGTGGAACAGCCTTGGGCGATATCCTCTGCCTGCGTGACAGAATGGAAAGCCCCACACTCTGGGTTGGCCTAGTGGGTTTCGCCATCATCGCCTATTGTCTCGTTAAGAACGTCAAAGGCGCCATGATATACGACATCGTTTTTGTCACTGTGGTGTCGTGGTTCCGCAACACCAAAGTCACGACTTTTCCCAACACCGACGCCGGTAACTCCACCCACCAGTACTTCTTGTCTGACGCCACTTCCATCATGGTGGGGTCCTTGCTCGGAACCTCCCCCGTCATGGTGTTCATCGATTCGTCACAGGGATTTAGGAGGGTGGGAGGACGGGAATTACGACGCTGACGGTGGCGGCATATTTCTTCTTGACGTTCTTCTTTATGCCGTTGCTGGCATCGATTCTGGCGTGGGCGGTGGGGTCGCCGCTGATTTTGGTGCGGGTGTTGATGGTGAGATCGGTAGTGGAGATTGATTGGGAGGATACGAGGGAGGCGATACCGGTGTTCGTGAACTCATTCTGATGTCGTGCCCTAAATCAATTTTTTCCTAATTAAAAAATCCCTACACGTCAACGTCTAACTAACACGTCACCACGCATATAAGTTTAAATTGACACGTTACCACTCTATTGTGCCAAATCATCAATGCCTTAACTCTGTTTggttctatttaacggaagggacgattttgacacaaaatttaataattgaagaccactttcaaacacttttaaaacgagggactaaattaacattattcatcaaaactggggacaaaataggctattaagcctaaaataatcaaagatatctgattaaagatctTGATAAGCGGTTTATGAGCAATCAACCGGATTTTAAGGTAAGtcagtttatattttattggaccTATGCCATTTTAGGGTCCATGAGAAACTTATAAATGCAGGATCAAGGCCAacagccaggtacgttccattCAGGGTCTACTCACACTCAactcatattttcaaatattcaaatagTGATAATTATCCACTAAATATTCAATCAAGAATCAAGACTCTTCAATCGTACGCTTAACTTGGGCGTCgcagtgccttttgcaggtacttCCCCCCTCTGTCAAGAAGGCAACCGAACTATCAGACTGTAGAAGTCGAGTAGTCCAGGCAGAAAGAGCAGACAAAGCACGTGATTCAAACATCATAAAGGTTAGTGTCTGGGTCTCATGCGACGACATGTCAGATTCATTAACTCGTAGAATCCGAAAACATATTTAGAACCCAAAATAAGATTCGTTAACTCTCTCAGTATATCattattctttattaaattataacaaaagaaaaaaagaatgaagaatGCTCATGAATGATTCATGGTACAAAGTATGCCGTACGTACTCGGACGACAACGAAACCCTATACAAGTATCCGTATGTATGTCCGTGCGTATAACAAACGCACTCCTCTGTACAAAACTAATGACAAAAATCACACGAGCAATACAAATCctaggaagaggaagatacaggaGAAAAGCACGCTCCACGTGGCCTGCACGTGAGGAACACCGTCGCTGGAATCGTTCTCGCGCGAAGTAGAGGGTGTGCCGGTGTAGTTAGGATTGGAACCGTAGAGAACTTGAATCCCTTTAATATCATCGTCGGCGAGTTCGACCTTTCTCGTTTTCGCCGAAATCGTAGGGTACATGATGGCTTCTTCGACTGAGGAGTGTCCGAGGCCGAGCAAATGGCCTATCTCGTGCACCGCCACGGATTCCAGGTCCACGGCGTTCGACACGGAGGCCTGGGTGACGTCGCCGGTGGCCACCCAGTCCTCCTCCTGGTCGAGGTGGAACATCCCGTTCGTCGGCGAGAAAGCGTGCGCCAACGTCCCCAACACTCCGTCGAATGGTTCGCCATCCCCGTGTTCACCACTGTAAAATCCTATCCTGATATCCGCAACCGCATACGACGACGCTTCCCTGAACGAGATTGTGGTAACCTCTGCCCATCTCTTAAACGCGTTACTGAAAACGCCCTTCACAGTGTCATCAAGGCCGTTGTCAGGGTCAAAAGCGTAGGTTAGTTCTTCTGTACCCTCCGGCCACCGTGGCATGCCATCAAAGAACGAATAGTGCGCCACTGTGTGGAACTTCGGCGTGGACGTGGTGTTCGACTTACCGGAGTTCATTGTCGTGGTACCGTTGATCACATCGGCCACGCCACACCTCGGGCGCACGATTTGCTGCATCGTAGCGTCATCCAGCTCGCCTGTGATGTTGAGGTTGAAATTTTTCTGGTAGGTTTTGATGGCTTCTTCGAGCTCATCATCGAAGTCGTCGGTGAAGTTGGACGGCGGCGCGGTGGGTATGTAGCCGAAGTAATGGAAGTAGTTTTTGAGATTGGAAAGGCCGTCGTAGGCTTTCCCCCGACTGCATCCGGTGAAGTTGAGATACGCGTTCCACGCGCCGGCTGGGGGCACGTGGGAGGAGTTCCACTCTGGGATTGAGGACGCGTTGGGGAATAAACGAGCCGAGACTGGTGAAAGTGTTGTGCTGAGAAAAACTACTACGAACGTTGTTAGAAGAAAGTTGAAACAACGTTGTTGTTGGAGAATGTTCATCGTGTGTTGTtgtttgaatgaaaaaataagAACAACGTTAAGATTTGGAATACGTTTGCCAGACAGATGTATATATATAAGGTGATGGTATGATCGATGTGAAGTTGTGAACCTTGAAGTCTTCGCCAACCGAAGTTGTCTGACAGTGATTCGTTGAAAAGTTCTGAGTCGTGTGAATGGTTCCCGTGGGATGGTAAGCACACGGAAGAAGCCACTATGGGAAACGTCGTCGCACCCTGGTGGTTTTTCGTCGACGACAAGAAACTTATGGTTAAAAGctatagttattataaaaaatattgcaaAAAAATTGGATTAATACGTAGTTTATTACTTGCAAGAACCAACATGCTTTATAATgtctataatatatattgaataaagaaaataaggaGTGCTTTGTTTGACTTTGACATATTCCCTCCAATTATTTGGTTCGGCTTGGATGCCTACAAATGTcaataatcattattttattataggttaaaatattacaaaatcgATTAATGTGAGCGTAATGGTATGTGTATTATACTCTCTAGAATTCTAAATAAAGAAAGAGTAGGTAATATATAGAGACAAAATACTATAGATAACAGAAGAATTTagaaatgatttatttaaatttttacccAATTAGCATGTATTAAAATTGAAGTTATGCTTGtatatctttaaatataaattattttttctgatTAAGAAAGAAGGTAATAATTTATTTCGAATGTAAACTACCTCGAATACATAGTCGCGGGCTAAGTCTAGGGTAGTTTAATTCATTATTGACAGAGTTAtggttattttagtttatttaattcgAGTTTCAGTTTGAGTTCTAGAAGATTTGGTAAATACTTTTCTTGTGAGTAATAGTTTCAAAATTGGTCTATAACTGTTGCatgatgattattttaatttaattttgaatatactCAAGTATACCTCATCTcgaagaaaatgaaggaaaagatAGTTTTGGGAAggagaaattagaaaaaaagagCGATGTGAGGCTGCCCCTAAGACCAATGTTTGACTGCAGTTGGTCAGAGCGGGCTTTGACAATGTAAGTTCTAGAACCTACTCATACAATGTCATCTGTTTCTCTTACTTTGGATCTATCACTTCTAAAAAAGTATTTAAGCAtgtaatttgtataaaaaaaattatagtttttttctaaatttgtatgttttacctgtttttttttaatcaattagcTTATGAaaaggttaaatttaaatacttttttaacttaaaagtgTTTTATGAAGAATTGCATACTCTATAAATGTTAATAACACATTTTATTATgcatttatttcaaaatacgACTCttaaagtgaaatttataaaataaaaagcattaaTATTAATGGAAGTATATAATGTAATGATAAGAATGTTTTGTTAACTTATAAAGATAAGGAAGggttattaagtttaattactcacttaattattgttttttttaagattcaatttgatatttgatatttgttttcttttcgtcttaatttgattttgatcctttttttaaaagttattcaattttatctttttcttataaatagtgTTATAAATAGTgttataaataatgttatatattaacttgtgattttttaatttttttgaaattttttaatttttgttcacattTCACTTTAAAATTGTGTCACTTTGACATTATTAATGTTAAatcttaatttagtttttattgttttc harbors:
- the LOC108337716 gene encoding metalloendoproteinase 2-MMP → MNILQQQRCFNFLLTTFVVVFLSTTLSPVSARLFPNASSIPEWNSSHVPPAGAWNAYLNFTGCSRGKAYDGLSNLKNYFHYFGYIPTAPPSNFTDDFDDELEEAIKTYQKNFNLNITGELDDATMQQIVRPRCGVADVINGTTTMNSGKSNTTSTPKFHTVAHYSFFDGMPRWPEGTEELTYAFDPDNGLDDTVKGVFSNAFKRWAEVTTISFREASSYAVADIRIGFYSGEHGDGEPFDGVLGTLAHAFSPTNGMFHLDQEEDWVATGDVTQASVSNAVDLESVAVHEIGHLLGLGHSSVEEAIMYPTISAKTRKVELADDDIKGIQVLYGSNPNYTGTPSTSRENDSSDGVPHVQATWSVLFSCIFLFLGFVLLV